One window of the Opitutales bacterium genome contains the following:
- a CDS encoding aspartate 1-decarboxylase codes for MNRTFLKSKLHKAVVTDANLHYRGSISICPKLMEAADLLEFEQVDVYNINNGERLTTYVIVGNDAEICLNGAAARKAEPGDRVIIASFASLSEEELQEFKPTIVMVTEQNRCE; via the coding sequence ATGAACCGTACTTTTCTTAAATCCAAGCTACATAAAGCAGTCGTTACTGACGCCAATCTTCATTACCGTGGATCTATTTCGATCTGCCCCAAGTTGATGGAGGCTGCCGATTTACTCGAATTTGAGCAAGTGGATGTCTACAACATTAACAATGGCGAGCGCCTAACGACCTACGTGATTGTCGGAAATGATGCTGAAATCTGTCTCAACGGTGCAGCGGCACGAAAGGCGGAGCCGGGCGATCGTGTCATCATCGCTAGTTTTGCTTCCTTAAGCGAGGAGGAGCTTCAAGAATTTAAGCCCACGATTGTGATGGTAACAGAGCAGAATCGATGTGAATAA
- the panB gene encoding 3-methyl-2-oxobutanoate hydroxymethyltransferase, whose translation MSVRRLRIRRRRGEKLAMVTAYDWSFARLIAQTDVDAILVGDSAAMVMHGFADTPSVPLDAMIYHVASVARGAPEKFIIADIPFGWAHRSRDSFMDAVMKLVSAGAHAIKVEGTGIQNESIALALDAGIPVMGHIGLTPQHVHRLGGHRVQGKSEGAIETLVHEAKQLEDIGCFGCVLECVIPAAAQAIQAALESMITIGIGAGSETDGQILVMHDLLGLNQEHQPRFVRRFGEIGQATTDAVSSYIDAVRDVSYPSPEETYAS comes from the coding sequence ATGAGTGTACGCCGCCTCAGAATTCGCAGACGTCGGGGCGAGAAACTCGCGATGGTCACTGCCTATGATTGGTCGTTCGCACGTTTGATAGCACAGACAGACGTCGACGCGATTTTAGTTGGAGATAGTGCAGCTATGGTCATGCATGGCTTTGCTGACACACCGTCTGTGCCGCTCGACGCGATGATCTACCATGTCGCTTCGGTCGCACGGGGTGCTCCGGAAAAATTTATCATAGCGGATATTCCTTTCGGTTGGGCTCATCGCTCCCGAGACAGCTTTATGGATGCTGTGATGAAGCTGGTTTCCGCGGGAGCGCATGCCATCAAGGTTGAGGGCACAGGGATTCAAAACGAGTCGATCGCTTTGGCATTGGATGCGGGCATCCCGGTGATGGGCCACATCGGGCTGACTCCCCAACACGTTCACCGCTTAGGGGGGCATCGGGTCCAGGGTAAGTCTGAGGGAGCGATTGAGACTTTGGTCCACGAGGCAAAGCAGCTGGAAGATATCGGTTGCTTTGGATGTGTCCTAGAGTGTGTGATCCCCGCCGCAGCCCAAGCCATACAGGCTGCTCTGGAATCGATGATTACGATTGGTATCGGTGCGGGGTCGGAGACAGATGGACAAATACTGGTGATGCATGACCTCTTGGGGCTCAATCAAGAGCATCAGCCGCGTTTTGTCCGTAGGTTTGGAGAGATCGGACAAGCCACCACCGATGCTGTATCCTCATACATCGACGCCGTGCGCGACGTATCCTATCCGTCACCTGAGGAGACCTACGCATCATGA
- a CDS encoding type III pantothenate kinase: MDLCIDIGNSNTVIGVFDGEQLAQSFRISTHTKSTGDEVGLLIYDLLSARGISGDSVERIAISSVVPSALQSVQDGCQAFFKREPFVLRAGVKTGLSIRTRFPEEVGADRIANAVGGIAAFPRRNLIIVDFGTATTFCVVTKDKEYLGGVIAAGMRLSMEALYMRTAKLHPVPIEEPENALGRDTTQNIQIGLYLGQIGLARESIARLTQECFADDPPVVIGTGGYASLLDKEIRFDHVMPDLILQGLHIALDKNN, encoded by the coding sequence ATGGACCTGTGCATTGATATCGGAAACTCCAATACCGTGATTGGCGTGTTTGACGGGGAGCAGCTCGCGCAATCGTTTAGGATTTCGACGCATACGAAATCTACGGGTGATGAGGTCGGCCTACTCATTTATGATTTGCTCAGTGCGCGCGGAATTTCTGGAGATTCAGTGGAGCGTATCGCGATCTCCTCTGTTGTTCCCAGCGCCTTGCAGAGTGTCCAAGACGGGTGTCAGGCCTTTTTCAAGCGTGAGCCTTTCGTGTTGCGCGCGGGAGTGAAAACCGGACTGTCCATAAGAACCCGATTCCCCGAAGAGGTGGGGGCAGATAGAATCGCCAATGCCGTGGGTGGCATCGCGGCGTTTCCTCGGCGAAATCTAATTATTGTCGATTTTGGCACAGCGACCACGTTTTGCGTCGTCACCAAGGATAAGGAATACTTAGGCGGTGTCATCGCAGCAGGCATGCGTCTTTCGATGGAAGCCTTGTATATGCGTACGGCTAAGCTGCATCCCGTGCCCATTGAGGAACCCGAAAATGCGCTCGGTCGCGATACGACTCAGAATATCCAAATAGGACTGTATCTTGGCCAGATCGGTCTAGCACGTGAGTCCATCGCTCGCTTGACGCAAGAGTGCTTTGCCGATGACCCTCCGGTCGTGATCGGTACGGGGGGGTATGCCTCTTTGCTCGATAAAGAAATTCGCTTTGATCACGTCATGCCCGATCTCATCCTTCAGGGCCTCCACATAGCTCTAGACAAGAATAATTAA
- the panC gene encoding pantoate--beta-alanine ligase — MMNVVESVSDLQAWREASGDDIGLVPTMGALHPGHTFLMERARSDHRCAVATIFVNPTQFNDSRDLEAYPRTLDSDLEACERLGMDLIFCPKAQEMYPEGQVFAVTESEDALILEGACRPGHFPGVMTVVMKLLNLVRPAVAYFGEKDYQQLRLIQKMVHAFFLPYKIVGLPTVRETDGLAMSSRNRRLSEEGRNQAPALYNLLATSPSVTSARAGLTQAGFDVEYVEECWGRRLAAVSLDGVRLLDNISLDRREAHGPVH; from the coding sequence ATCATGAATGTCGTCGAATCGGTGAGCGATCTACAGGCTTGGAGGGAAGCATCGGGTGACGATATCGGTCTAGTGCCCACGATGGGCGCCTTACACCCTGGGCACACTTTTCTGATGGAACGCGCGCGCAGCGACCACAGGTGCGCTGTGGCGACGATATTTGTGAACCCCACTCAGTTTAATGATTCACGTGACCTCGAGGCCTACCCACGTACGCTCGATAGCGACTTAGAGGCCTGCGAGAGATTGGGTATGGATCTCATTTTTTGCCCGAAAGCTCAAGAAATGTATCCTGAGGGACAGGTCTTCGCGGTTACTGAAAGTGAGGACGCGCTCATCTTAGAGGGTGCCTGCCGTCCAGGTCATTTTCCGGGGGTAATGACCGTGGTTATGAAGCTGTTGAATCTTGTGAGGCCAGCAGTCGCTTATTTTGGAGAGAAGGATTACCAGCAGCTGCGGCTTATCCAGAAGATGGTGCACGCATTTTTTCTACCCTACAAGATCGTGGGACTGCCGACTGTTCGCGAAACGGATGGCCTTGCGATGAGTTCGCGCAATCGCCGACTGAGTGAGGAGGGCCGTAACCAAGCGCCAGCGCTCTACAATTTGTTGGCCACCAGCCCTTCGGTCACCTCAGCGCGCGCTGGACTCACTCAGGCAGGATTTGACGTAGAATATGTGGAAGAGTGCTGGGGACGGCGTCTTGCTGCTGTGTCTCTCGATGGAGTCCGTCTGCTCGACAATATTAGCTTAGATCGGAGGGAGGCACATGGACCTGTGCATTGA